One window of the Pedobacter ginsengisoli genome contains the following:
- a CDS encoding penicillin-binding protein 1A, protein MFKEIRNKYIRYSSIVLFCIIIFFCALQLNFLWLFGYSPSNKDIKAPTLRVGSELYTADGKLIGRYYKENRTPVNFNEIAPSVINALVATEDVRFYSHMGIDFRSLLSSGISTATGDKRGASTITQQLAKNLYRTRYNKSQGLLSHIPLLRTIIPKLKEWLTAVKLESNYSKNDIITMYLNTVSFGNNAYGIKTAARVYFDKQANELDIPESALLIGMLKGTSLYNPIKNPERALERRNVALAQMNKYNYINTAQLDSFKNKPIKLKEGRVDEGSDGDSYLRTAVDKYLEKWCEENGYDLYEDGLKIYTTIDSKLQKYAEEAVSEQMKTIQKRFYNVWGNEDPWEDSEKKKVDYPERAKKNLPIYALLQKKFSNSPDSIEAYFNKKKKMKIFTWKGDRDTLFSTMDSIRYYGKIMNTGMMTMDPFNGKIKVWVGGIDHKFFKYDHVNQAKRQAGSTFKPFAYLAALESGMSPCDKFTDKPVRISYQENGKTEYWEPRNADWSNSYREMSLRWAMAKSVNTITAQVTEKVGAENVVKWAHECGIDSHLASVPSVSLGPNDVTVYEMVKAYSTFLNGGIRTEPILVEKVTDQDDNIIEEFKPKTKRTLTEEIAWLMLYMLRGGMEEPGGTSQALWEWDLWKNNNQIGGKTGTSSDYVDAWYMGVTKDLVTGVWVGCDERTAHFKNGETGEGSRTALPIFAKFMEKVYKDPSTGYTMGPFPKSKVKITRDIDCPTPRYSVDTTSTDSMAVDSTNFDVPPVEETQPVQPEIVVPKPEENKTPEPAKPQPAAEAPLTKKEERQLKRKQRQEEKEREKERKKNEQQ, encoded by the coding sequence ATGTTTAAAGAAATTCGCAATAAGTATATTCGTTATTCGAGCATAGTTCTTTTTTGTATCATTATCTTCTTTTGTGCACTGCAGCTTAACTTTTTATGGTTATTTGGTTATTCTCCTTCTAATAAAGATATAAAAGCCCCTACTCTTCGCGTAGGTTCTGAACTATACACGGCCGACGGCAAGTTAATTGGCCGCTATTATAAAGAAAACCGGACCCCGGTAAACTTTAACGAAATAGCACCTAGTGTAATAAACGCTCTTGTAGCTACTGAAGACGTACGCTTTTACAGCCATATGGGTATCGATTTCCGTTCCTTATTGTCAAGCGGAATTTCCACCGCAACAGGTGATAAAAGAGGTGCCAGCACAATTACTCAGCAATTAGCAAAAAATCTTTATCGCACACGATACAATAAATCACAAGGACTTTTAAGTCATATCCCGCTATTGCGAACAATTATACCAAAACTTAAAGAATGGCTTACTGCTGTAAAACTGGAGTCTAATTACTCCAAAAACGACATTATTACAATGTACCTGAACACGGTTTCTTTTGGTAATAATGCTTATGGAATTAAAACAGCTGCACGTGTATACTTTGATAAGCAAGCAAATGAACTTGATATACCCGAATCAGCTTTGCTAATTGGTATGTTAAAAGGCACTAGTTTATATAACCCTATAAAAAACCCTGAAAGAGCATTAGAGAGACGTAATGTTGCGCTTGCTCAGATGAATAAATACAACTATATCAATACTGCGCAATTAGACAGTTTTAAAAACAAACCAATAAAGCTTAAAGAGGGCCGTGTTGATGAAGGTAGCGATGGTGATTCTTACCTGAGAACTGCAGTTGATAAATACCTTGAAAAATGGTGTGAAGAAAATGGATATGACCTTTACGAAGACGGTTTAAAAATTTATACCACAATAGACTCCAAACTTCAAAAATATGCCGAAGAAGCGGTTTCAGAGCAAATGAAAACCATTCAGAAAAGATTTTATAATGTTTGGGGAAATGAAGATCCATGGGAAGATTCAGAAAAGAAAAAGGTTGATTATCCAGAACGCGCAAAGAAAAACCTACCTATATATGCGCTTCTTCAAAAGAAATTCAGCAATTCACCCGATTCTATAGAAGCCTATTTCAATAAGAAAAAGAAGATGAAGATCTTTACATGGAAGGGCGACAGGGATACTCTCTTTTCAACCATGGACTCTATTAGGTATTATGGTAAGATAATGAATACCGGAATGATGACCATGGATCCATTTAATGGAAAGATTAAAGTTTGGGTGGGTGGTATTGACCACAAGTTTTTTAAGTACGACCACGTAAACCAAGCCAAGAGACAGGCTGGCTCAACCTTTAAGCCATTCGCTTATTTAGCTGCTTTAGAATCAGGAATGAGTCCTTGCGATAAATTCACCGACAAACCTGTTCGCATCTCCTACCAGGAAAATGGGAAAACAGAATATTGGGAACCTAGAAATGCAGACTGGAGCAATAGCTATCGCGAAATGTCTCTGCGTTGGGCAATGGCTAAATCAGTAAATACAATTACCGCTCAGGTTACTGAAAAAGTAGGTGCAGAAAATGTGGTAAAATGGGCTCATGAATGCGGTATTGATAGCCATCTTGCTTCTGTACCTTCTGTGAGTCTTGGCCCGAATGACGTAACTGTATATGAAATGGTTAAAGCATACAGCACCTTTTTAAACGGAGGAATCAGAACTGAGCCTATCCTTGTAGAAAAGGTTACTGATCAGGACGACAATATCATTGAGGAATTTAAACCAAAAACAAAAAGAACACTTACCGAAGAAATAGCATGGCTAATGCTGTACATGCTTAGAGGTGGTATGGAAGAACCGGGAGGAACTTCGCAAGCACTTTGGGAATGGGATCTTTGGAAAAACAACAATCAGATTGGCGGTAAAACCGGAACTTCATCTGACTATGTTGATGCATGGTACATGGGGGTTACAAAAGACCTTGTTACCGGGGTTTGGGTTGGTTGTGATGAACGTACCGCACACTTCAAGAATGGAGAAACTGGTGAGGGATCTAGAACCGCCCTGCCTATCTTTGCAAAATTCATGGAAAAGGTATACAAAGACCCAAGTACTGGATATACAATGGGCCCCTTCCCTAAATCAAAAGTCAAAATTACAAGAGATATAGACTGCCCTACGCCAAGATATTCGGTTGACACGACCAGCACAGATAGTATGGCTGTGGATTCAACTAACTTCGATGTACCTCCTGTTGAAGAAACACAGCCTGTTCAACCAGAAATTGTGGTTCCTAAACCTGAGGAAAATAAAACGCCGGAGCCGGCTAAACCTCAGCCAGCTGCTGAAGCCCCTCTAACAAAAAAAGAAGAACGTCAGTTAAAGAGAAAACAACGTCAGGAAGAAAAGGAAAGGGAAAAAGAAAGAAAGAAAAACGAACAACAGTAG
- a CDS encoding basic secretory protein-like protein, with the protein MISAVSVQAQYFGQNKVRYKNEKFKVLQTPHFELYYYLKNEKMIQKFAQDAETWYKMHQEIFRDTFLNKNPIILYNNHPDFQQTTALQGEIGVGTGGVTEALKNRVIMPVMELNNQTRHVLGHELVHAFQYHILLEKDSVGLENISQIPLWMIEGMAEYLSVGKTDAFTSMWMRDALLNRDIPSLKDLTNSNKYFPYRYGQAFWTFVGSVYGDTTIVPLFKATARFGYENGLKYTFGYDDNTLSGLWKNAIETHYRPMLKSDSSQIKISGTKIIDNKNAGNMNVAPAISPDGKYLCFLSEKDLFGIDLFLADAKTGKIMRKLSSQVANSHIDDFNFLESAGAWSPDSKQFAFSIFSKGRNQLMVINVDNGSVALRANMSNVEQFGNLTWSPSGDEIAFSGMVEGQSDIFTYNIKTKAVTAITNDSYSDYAPSYSPDGKKLVFSSDRASMIKNSSNAVHPINLTIYDIESKSLTDIPVFPGANNLNAQFSGDSKRLFFLSNRDGFRNLYEYNLAENTAKQLTDYFTGISGVTEFSPAISVSRNDDIVYSYYRYQRYTLYNSPVSNFKSKPVDVNEVNFDAAILPPMENTGVDIVNSNLGNFEKFEKTVADSMRLIPYKPKFKLDYLANSGVGVSTSRFGTGVQGGIVGMFSDILGKNQIVANLSVNGEIYDFGGLVGYINQQSRINWGFALSHIPYITGFRDIAAEQIDQNDGSKLNVINDRTNLIRTFEDQMQLFGAYPFNKVHRFELGGAFSRYSYRIDRISNYYDETGSYYLGSEKKKIPTAQASQELGIPFNAFTIFQANASFVGDNSIMGVTSPLDGFRYRVGAEQYFGDYSFSAITVDLRKYVRVKPFTFAARTYNYIRIGRDGENLYPLYAGYPYLIRGYEANSMYKSNNLGGNFDINQLSGSKIAVMNFEIRLPFTGPKKLAQIPSKFLFTDLNVFFDAGLAWDEDSKVSFKSQPNGVLLPNGKPAERVPALSAGVSVRVNVFGYFVLEPYYAFPFQRKDVKAGVFGLTFAPGW; encoded by the coding sequence ATGATATCTGCTGTTTCAGTTCAGGCCCAATACTTTGGTCAGAATAAGGTCCGGTATAAAAATGAGAAGTTTAAGGTGCTTCAAACTCCTCATTTCGAGCTCTATTATTATCTTAAAAATGAAAAGATGATTCAGAAATTTGCTCAGGATGCAGAGACCTGGTATAAAATGCATCAGGAGATTTTTAGAGATACATTCCTTAATAAAAACCCTATTATTCTTTATAACAACCATCCAGACTTCCAACAAACTACAGCCTTACAAGGTGAAATTGGTGTAGGTACGGGGGGTGTTACCGAGGCACTTAAAAATAGGGTAATTATGCCGGTAATGGAGCTGAATAACCAAACCAGACACGTTCTCGGTCACGAGCTGGTCCATGCCTTTCAGTATCATATCCTGCTCGAAAAAGATTCTGTTGGCTTGGAAAACATTAGCCAGATTCCCCTGTGGATGATTGAGGGTATGGCCGAATATCTTTCTGTAGGCAAAACTGATGCTTTTACTTCAATGTGGATGAGAGATGCATTATTGAACAGAGATATACCTTCTTTAAAGGATCTTACCAATTCTAATAAATACTTCCCTTATCGCTACGGACAAGCGTTCTGGACTTTCGTAGGCTCAGTTTATGGTGATACTACTATTGTACCTTTATTTAAAGCTACCGCAAGATTTGGATACGAGAATGGCTTAAAATATACTTTTGGATACGATGACAATACGTTATCTGGACTATGGAAAAATGCGATTGAGACTCATTACCGCCCAATGCTTAAATCTGATAGTTCCCAAATTAAGATAAGCGGAACAAAAATTATTGACAACAAGAATGCAGGAAATATGAATGTAGCCCCTGCAATCAGTCCTGATGGAAAATACCTGTGCTTCCTTTCAGAAAAGGATTTATTTGGCATTGATCTCTTTTTAGCCGATGCCAAGACAGGAAAAATAATGAGAAAGCTAAGTAGCCAGGTAGCTAATTCACACATTGACGACTTTAACTTCCTGGAATCTGCTGGTGCATGGTCCCCAGACAGTAAACAGTTTGCTTTTAGCATCTTCAGCAAAGGCCGAAACCAGTTGATGGTCATTAATGTGGACAACGGAAGCGTTGCTTTAAGGGCAAACATGTCAAACGTTGAACAATTTGGAAACCTTACCTGGTCACCAAGTGGCGACGAAATTGCTTTCTCCGGAATGGTTGAAGGACAGAGTGATATTTTCACATACAATATCAAAACAAAAGCTGTTACCGCAATTACCAATGATTCTTATTCGGATTATGCTCCTAGCTATTCTCCCGATGGAAAGAAACTTGTTTTTTCATCAGACAGGGCTTCTATGATAAAAAACAGCAGCAATGCGGTTCATCCTATTAACCTTACCATATATGATATTGAAAGTAAATCATTAACTGACATTCCTGTTTTCCCGGGAGCTAACAATTTAAACGCACAGTTTTCTGGCGATAGCAAAAGGTTATTCTTCTTATCAAACAGAGATGGTTTCAGAAATCTATATGAATACAACCTTGCTGAAAACACCGCAAAACAACTTACTGACTACTTTACAGGTATTAGTGGGGTTACAGAGTTTTCGCCAGCCATTTCAGTTTCAAGAAACGACGATATTGTTTACAGCTACTACCGTTATCAAAGGTATACTTTATACAATTCCCCGGTTAGCAATTTCAAATCAAAACCGGTTGACGTTAATGAGGTTAACTTCGATGCGGCGATCCTGCCTCCAATGGAAAACACAGGTGTCGACATCGTAAACTCTAATCTTGGGAACTTCGAAAAATTCGAAAAAACAGTGGCTGATTCTATGAGGCTGATCCCTTACAAACCAAAGTTCAAGCTTGACTATCTTGCTAACAGTGGCGTGGGTGTTTCAACCAGCAGGTTTGGCACAGGTGTTCAAGGCGGTATTGTGGGTATGTTCAGTGATATTTTAGGCAAAAACCAAATCGTAGCTAACTTATCTGTAAATGGCGAAATCTATGATTTTGGTGGTCTGGTAGGATATATTAACCAGCAAAGCCGAATTAACTGGGGTTTCGCATTATCTCACATCCCATACATTACAGGATTTAGAGACATTGCAGCCGAACAAATTGATCAGAATGATGGTAGCAAACTAAATGTTATAAATGATAGAACCAATCTGATAAGGACATTTGAAGATCAGATGCAATTATTTGGAGCCTATCCGTTTAATAAAGTCCATAGATTCGAACTAGGTGGTGCATTTTCACGTTACAGCTACCGCATTGATAGAATAAGTAACTACTATGATGAAACAGGATCCTATTATCTTGGTTCTGAAAAGAAAAAAATACCAACGGCCCAGGCTTCTCAGGAATTAGGAATACCATTTAATGCTTTTACCATTTTCCAGGCTAATGCATCTTTTGTTGGTGACAATTCCATTATGGGGGTTACCTCTCCTCTTGATGGTTTTAGATATAGAGTTGGGGCTGAACAATATTTTGGCGACTATAGTTTCTCTGCCATAACAGTCGATTTAAGGAAGTATGTGCGTGTTAAACCATTCACATTTGCGGCCAGAACTTACAACTACATTAGAATCGGAAGAGATGGAGAAAATCTATATCCGTTATATGCAGGATATCCATATTTAATAAGAGGTTACGAAGCAAATTCAATGTATAAGAGCAATAACTTAGGAGGCAACTTCGATATTAATCAGCTTTCTGGAAGTAAGATTGCAGTAATGAACTTCGAAATTCGCTTGCCATTTACCGGCCCTAAAAAGCTGGCGCAGATACCTTCTAAATTCTTATTTACCGATCTAAACGTATTCTTTGATGCCGGCCTGGCTTGGGATGAGGATTCAAAAGTATCTTTCAAAAGCCAGCCTAATGGCGTTTTATTGCCAAATGGAAAACCTGCTGAAAGAGTACCAGCCTTAAGTGCGGGTGTATCTGTTAGGGTAAACGTATTTGGTTACTTTGTACTTGAACCTTACTATGCTTTTCCATTCCAACGTAAAGATGTTAAAGCAGGCGTATTTGGGTTAACATTTGCTCCTGGTTGGTAA
- a CDS encoding GIY-YIG nuclease family protein: MKKFVYIVTDRNRTSLHVGMSSDLIKTLDFYKQMPCLFFDSSQQLTRLVYFEEFKTEAQALSRFKIMSRFTRMQKERVVRSCNPDWVDLTIGLDFEHIISSKKLINQVNLPFNMYS, from the coding sequence ATGAAAAAGTTCGTATACATTGTAACAGACAGAAACCGTACTAGTTTACACGTTGGAATGAGTTCTGATTTAATTAAAACTTTGGATTTCTACAAGCAAATGCCTTGCTTGTTTTTTGATAGCAGTCAACAACTTACCAGATTGGTGTACTTTGAAGAATTTAAAACAGAGGCACAGGCTTTAAGCAGATTTAAGATAATGAGTAGATTTACCAGAATGCAGAAGGAGCGGGTAGTTAGGTCATGTAATCCTGATTGGGTTGATTTAACTATAGGATTAGATTTTGAACATATCATTTCCAGCAAGAAGCTGATCAATCAGGTGAACCTGCCATTTAATATGTATTCCTGA
- a CDS encoding XRE family transcriptional regulator, whose amino-acid sequence MSNISSNLKYLRKKKGHTQQQFADAMEIKRSLIGAYEEDRAEPKYDLLKKIAEYFELTIDEFINENINDSWKPKPKSQGSNLRILSISVDKDDNENIEMVPVKASAGYLNGFADPQYIKDLPKFQLPLPFLKQGTFRAFEIVGDSMLPIQSGSVILGEYLDNWNDVKTGETYVIISKNEGVVYKRAGNRFKENKELKLISDNKVYDPYTIAAEDILEIWKAKAYISSTLPDPTPEPTIETLTNMMSQMQKSISQLNKN is encoded by the coding sequence ATGTCAAATATTTCATCCAACCTTAAGTACCTAAGAAAGAAAAAGGGCCATACACAGCAGCAATTCGCTGATGCAATGGAAATTAAAAGATCATTAATTGGCGCTTACGAAGAGGACAGAGCTGAACCAAAATATGACTTACTAAAAAAAATAGCAGAATATTTTGAACTGACCATCGATGAATTCATCAATGAAAATATTAATGACAGCTGGAAACCTAAACCGAAAAGTCAGGGATCAAATCTTAGGATATTAAGCATATCTGTCGACAAGGACGACAATGAGAATATTGAAATGGTCCCTGTAAAAGCAAGTGCAGGATATTTAAATGGCTTTGCAGATCCTCAATACATTAAAGACCTTCCAAAGTTTCAATTGCCATTACCTTTTTTAAAACAAGGAACGTTCAGAGCATTTGAAATTGTTGGCGACTCTATGCTGCCAATCCAGTCTGGAAGTGTAATACTAGGAGAATATCTCGATAACTGGAACGATGTAAAAACAGGCGAAACATATGTTATTATTAGCAAAAATGAAGGCGTAGTATATAAAAGGGCCGGCAATCGCTTCAAGGAAAATAAAGAACTAAAGTTAATTTCAGATAATAAAGTGTACGATCCTTACACTATAGCCGCAGAAGACATTCTCGAAATCTGGAAAGCAAAGGCTTATATCTCATCTACCCTGCCCGACCCTACACCTGAACCTACTATTGAAACATTAACAAATATGATGTCTCAGATGCAGAAATCTATATCGCAGTTAAACAAAAACTAA
- a CDS encoding aminotransferase class I/II-fold pyridoxal phosphate-dependent enzyme, with protein sequence MNKAEQFINSRLLNRTEKGSLRKLSVKTFPIDFCSNDYLGFARSPQLKDAINETLLGVHRYANGSAGSRLLSGNHLFTEETEALIADFHHAESGLIFNSGYDANVGLISSLAQRGDTIISDELIHASLIDGARLTHANRYSFKHNNLTDLEAKLKVAKGTVYVAIESVYSMDGDLAPLHEINNLCEMYEANLIIDEAHALGVFGNYGQGLVQQAGLEHKVFARIVTFGKALGCHGAIVLGSTALRNYLINFARSFIYSTAAPIHAIAAIRSAYQMLTKIDYPSLIAEKISLYSSLLNSSGIQGVQPSPSTIQTIIYNSNQKAKFAAHTLQSKGIDVRAILSPTVAEGKERLRICLHLFNTDEEIEMLVNQLTLLKKHE encoded by the coding sequence ATGAACAAAGCTGAGCAATTCATAAACAGCAGGTTACTCAACAGAACGGAAAAAGGTTCACTAAGGAAATTATCTGTAAAGACTTTCCCTATTGATTTTTGCTCTAATGATTACCTGGGCTTTGCAAGGTCACCTCAACTAAAAGATGCCATCAATGAGACCTTACTGGGTGTACACCGGTACGCGAATGGCTCTGCAGGCTCACGCTTACTTAGCGGCAACCATCTATTTACTGAAGAGACTGAAGCATTAATTGCCGACTTCCATCATGCAGAAAGTGGCCTTATCTTTAACTCAGGCTATGATGCAAATGTAGGCCTTATTTCAAGTTTAGCCCAGAGAGGTGACACCATTATCTCTGATGAATTGATCCATGCAAGTCTTATAGATGGCGCCCGATTAACTCATGCCAATCGCTATTCCTTTAAACATAATAACCTTACTGATCTTGAAGCCAAACTAAAAGTGGCTAAAGGAACCGTTTACGTAGCAATAGAAAGTGTTTATTCTATGGATGGTGACCTTGCACCCTTACATGAAATAAATAACCTTTGTGAAATGTATGAAGCGAATCTGATTATTGATGAAGCTCATGCATTGGGTGTTTTTGGAAATTACGGACAAGGATTAGTACAGCAAGCAGGCCTGGAACATAAAGTATTTGCGCGCATTGTAACCTTTGGCAAAGCATTAGGCTGCCATGGGGCAATTGTATTAGGAAGTACAGCATTGCGCAACTATCTGATAAATTTTGCACGTTCTTTCATCTACTCTACAGCAGCTCCTATTCATGCTATTGCAGCAATCAGAAGTGCTTATCAAATGCTCACCAAAATAGATTATCCCTCTTTAATAGCAGAGAAAATCAGCTTGTATTCAAGCTTATTAAACAGTTCAGGTATTCAAGGCGTTCAGCCAAGCCCAAGTACAATACAAACTATTATATATAACAGCAACCAAAAAGCTAAATTTGCTGCCCATACATTACAAAGCAAAGGTATAGATGTTCGCGCTATATTAAGCCCAACAGTTGCTGAAGGCAAAGAGCGGTTAAGGATATGTCTGCATCTGTTTAATACCGATGAAGAAATTGAAATGCTGGTAAACCAACTCACATTATTAAAAAAACATGAATAA
- the bioD gene encoding dethiobiotin synthase, with protein sequence MNNTYFVTGIGTGIGKTIVSSILTEKLQADYWKPIQSGDLEISDSLFVGNMISNTKTIIHPERYRLGQPLSPHLSAKIDGVHITTDSIKKPITDNNLIIEGAGGLMVPLNDKELILDLIKSLEAKVIVVSQNYLGSINHTLLTLEVLKANKVSVEGLIFNGHANPETEDYIQKYSGARIIGKVPFMSRIDKEHIVSAGQHIDL encoded by the coding sequence ATGAATAATACATATTTCGTTACCGGAATAGGAACCGGTATTGGCAAAACAATTGTAAGCTCAATATTAACAGAAAAACTCCAGGCCGATTACTGGAAACCCATCCAATCAGGTGATCTGGAAATAAGCGACAGTTTATTTGTTGGAAACATGATCAGCAATACCAAAACAATTATACATCCTGAAAGATACAGGCTAGGTCAGCCACTTTCTCCGCATTTATCTGCTAAGATTGATGGGGTTCATATTACCACAGATTCTATAAAAAAACCAATAACGGATAATAACCTGATTATTGAAGGAGCTGGCGGCTTAATGGTGCCTTTGAATGATAAGGAACTGATACTTGACCTGATCAAATCTCTTGAAGCAAAGGTCATTGTTGTTTCTCAGAATTACCTTGGGAGCATTAACCATACCTTACTTACTCTTGAAGTACTTAAAGCAAACAAAGTCTCTGTAGAAGGGCTCATATTCAATGGCCATGCAAACCCCGAAACAGAAGATTATATTCAGAAATATAGCGGTGCAAGGATAATTGGCAAAGTTCCTTTTATGAGTAGAATAGACAAGGAACATATTGTTAGCGCAGGTCAGCATATTGATTTATAA
- the rplT gene encoding 50S ribosomal protein L20, with protein MPRSVNAVASRRRRKKVLNLAKGYWGSRSKVFTIAKNTVEKGLQYAYRDRKVKKREFRGLWIQRINAGARQHGISYSQLIGKLAAKNIGLNRKVLADLAMNHPEAFKAVIDAVK; from the coding sequence ATGCCACGTTCGGTAAACGCAGTAGCTTCGAGAAGAAGAAGGAAAAAAGTCCTAAATTTAGCCAAAGGCTATTGGGGATCAAGAAGCAAGGTTTTCACCATTGCTAAAAATACGGTAGAAAAAGGTTTGCAATATGCATACCGTGACCGTAAAGTTAAGAAAAGAGAATTTCGTGGATTGTGGATTCAACGTATCAACGCTGGAGCTCGTCAACACGGTATATCTTACTCTCAGTTAATTGGTAAATTAGCTGCTAAAAACATCGGTTTAAACCGTAAAGTTTTAGCTGACTTAGCTATGAACCATCCAGAAGCTTTTAAAGCTGTAATTGATGCAGTAAAATAG
- the rpmI gene encoding 50S ribosomal protein L35 — translation MPKMKTNSSAKKRFSLTGTGKIARKNAYKSHILTKMSTKRKRNLGQTSMVSDADMGNVKRMLAIGK, via the coding sequence ATGCCAAAAATGAAAACCAATTCCAGTGCTAAAAAGCGTTTTTCGCTTACTGGAACAGGTAAAATCGCAAGAAAGAACGCATACAAAAGTCACATCTTAACAAAGATGTCTACAAAACGTAAGCGTAACTTAGGTCAAACATCAATGGTGTCTGATGCTGATATGGGCAACGTTAAACGTATGCTTGCAATCGGTAAATAA
- the infC gene encoding translation initiation factor IF-3 produces MALGRPGFNRGPRPPFKKKEAEHNINQFIRAQEVRLAGDNVEPGIYPLAKALALADELELDLVEISPNAVPPVCRIIDYSKFVYEQKKKQKEIKANAKQTVIKEIRFGPNTNDHDFQFKLKHAISFLENGEKVRAYVHFKGRAIVYKEQGEILLLKFAQALEDIGKVELLPKLEGKRMFLTLAPKVAKK; encoded by the coding sequence TTGGCATTAGGCAGACCAGGATTTAATAGGGGACCACGTCCTCCTTTTAAGAAAAAAGAAGCAGAACATAATATTAATCAGTTTATCAGGGCACAAGAGGTAAGATTAGCTGGAGATAATGTTGAACCGGGGATCTATCCTTTGGCAAAAGCTTTGGCCCTTGCCGATGAGTTAGAATTGGATTTAGTGGAGATTTCTCCAAATGCAGTTCCACCAGTATGTAGAATAATCGATTACAGCAAGTTCGTTTACGAGCAAAAGAAAAAGCAGAAAGAGATTAAGGCTAACGCTAAACAAACTGTTATTAAGGAGATTAGATTCGGACCTAACACTAACGATCATGATTTTCAATTTAAACTAAAGCATGCTATTAGTTTCCTTGAAAATGGTGAGAAAGTAAGAGCTTATGTTCACTTTAAAGGTAGAGCAATTGTTTATAAAGAACAGGGAGAAATTCTTCTTCTTAAGTTTGCTCAGGCTCTTGAAGATATAGGTAAGGTAGAGTTACTACCTAAATTAGAGGGCAAGCGTATGTTTTTAACACTTGCTCCAAAAGTTGCTAAGAAATAA